In one window of Primulina tabacum isolate GXHZ01 chromosome 8, ASM2559414v2, whole genome shotgun sequence DNA:
- the LOC142554703 gene encoding uncharacterized protein LOC142554703, whose product MIDQEGDNLPKPETDWTADEVQNSNYNSKALNAIFTSVDMNMFSLITNCISAKSACDTLQRHCEDSESVRRTRLRVLTSKFEMMRMEESESILDYNRRLREIANEAFSIGDSISNERLVRKVLRSLPERFNIKICAIDEAKDTSQMSLKDLISSLRTFEMNLDM is encoded by the coding sequence ATGATAGATCAAGAGGGTGACAACTTGCCAAAGCCTGAAACTGACTGGACTGCTGATGAAGTGCAAAATTCGAACTATAACTCAAAGGCTTTGAATGCTATATTTACATCGGTTGACATGAACATGTTCAGTTTAATCACAAACTGTATTTCTGCTAAAAGTGCATGTGATACTCTCCAAAGACACTGTGAAGATTCTGAGAGTGTGCGACGAACCAGATTAAGGGTGCTCACTTCAAAAttcgagatgatgaggatggagGAATCTGAGAGCATACTCGATTACAATCGTCGCCTACGGGAAATTGCTAATGAGGCATTCAGTATTGGAGACTCTATCTCAAATGAGCGTCTAGTTAGGAAGGTCCTCCGTTCTCTGCCCGAAagatttaacataaaaatttgcGCAATAGATGAGGCCAAGGACACTTCTCAGATGTCATTGAAAGACCTTATCAGTTCACTACGCACTTTTGAGATGAACCTGGACATGTAG
- the LOC142553956 gene encoding zinc-finger homeodomain protein 4: protein MELPNQEDHEMPIPLNSSYGHGHMIHHHDHLPTISHMQQIPPSNGPIMPDDHAAAAAVPFKKIVRYKECLKNHAASMGGNATDGCGEFMPSGEEGTLEALICSACSCHRNFHRKETEGDNGHNNNGTQHNFSNCENNYYLNSRMGRKLLLGHNHALGYHSGTLISSRNVGPHHPMIMPYNMGAAAPSESDEQEGGGGGAVAARPVHQMVKKRFRTKFTQEQKDKMHSFAEKVGWKIQKQEESLVQQFCQEIGVKRRVLKVWMHNNKHNLAKKNHQSNAQNQVLETDN, encoded by the coding sequence ATGGAACTTCCAAATCAAGAAGACCATGAAATGCCTATCCCACTCAACAGTTCCTATGGCCATGGCCACATGATTCATCATCATGATCATCTTCCCACCATATCTCACATGCAACAAATCCCACCTTCGAATGGGCCCATCATGCCAGATGACCATgctgcagcagcagcagtgCCGTTCAAGAAAATTGTGAGGTACAAAGAATGTCTAAAGAACCATGCAGCTTCCATGGGAGGAAATGCAACGGACGGGTGTGGAGAATTCATGCCCAGCGGGGAAGAAGGGACTTTGGAAGCGCTTATTTGCTCGGCCTGCAGCTGCCACAGGAACTTCCATAGAAAAGAAACCGAGGGAGATAATGGCCACAATAACAACGGCACTCAGCATAATTTCTCTAATTGTGAGAACAACTACTATCTGAATTCAAGAATGGGGAGGAAGCTTCTGTTGGGACATAATCATGCATTGGGGTACCATTCGGGGACTCTCATCTCTTCAAGAAACGTGGGGCCGCATCATCCCATGATCATGCCTTACAATATGGGGGCTGCTGCCCCTTCTGAGTCCGACGAACAGGAGGGCGGCGGCGGAGGGGCGGTGGCGGCGAGGCCGGTGCATCAAATGGTGAAGAAGAGATTCAGGACAAAATTCACACAAGAACAGAAGGATAAAATGCACAGTTTTGCTGAGAAAGTGGGATGGAAAATACAGAAGCAAGAAGAATCTCTGGTGCAGCAATTTTGTCAAGAAATTGGGGTCAAGAGAAGAGTGCTCAAAGTTTGGATGCATAACAATAAGCATAATCTCGCGAAGAAGAATCATCAATCCAATGCTCAGAACCAAGTTTTAGAGACTGATAATTGa